One genomic region from Pecten maximus chromosome 5, xPecMax1.1, whole genome shotgun sequence encodes:
- the LOC117327812 gene encoding uncharacterized protein LOC117327812, giving the protein MSPTRSQQTTTPPTSDPSGGLPIGTATITESDGGTPDLQTEKGRLSETVVRLQKQGWANSTSETYSTHYKTYRTFCDVYKVESVPADTTTIEHYIAYLVDVKHLKFNSVKCYLNIVSILHKSAGLPDPIASSWAVQHLLKGVKRELGTAQSCKTALSPHVLLKMHNALDFSYQNNRVFWAACLTGFFGFLRPNNFLVKGAFNPSVHVQYIDLLQYPWGFLLSLKLVKTLQFRQHPIDIVLPKLDSHPLCPCRAIRNALVSGQDPLGPLFVLSSGSCLTYSVFLRALRVVLSDIGFDQSSFGGHSFRRGAAT; this is encoded by the exons ATGTCTCCTACCCGCAGTCAACAAACCACCACTCCACCAACTTCAGATCCCTCGGGAGGCTTACCGATCGGGACTGCCACCATCACAGAATCAG ATGGTGGTACCCCGGACTTGCAGACAGAAAAAGGGAGACTATCAGAGACAGTCGTTCGCCTACAAAAACAGGGGTGGGCTAATTCCACGTCAGAAACTTACTCCACGCattataaaacatatagaaCTTTTTGTGATGTGTATAAGGTTGAAAGTGTACCGGCTGACACTACCACTATTGAACACTATATAGCATATTTAGTAGATGTCAAACACTTGAAGTTTAACAGTGTAAAATGTTATCTAAACATTGTATCAATTTTGCACAAATCTGCAGGGTTGCCTGACCCTATTGCATCATCTTGGGCTGTACAACACCTCCTAAAAGGTGTAAAGCGTGAACTTGGTACCGCCCAGTCTTGTAAAACTGCTTTATCACCACATGTACTTTTAAAAATGCATAATGCTTTGGATTTTTCATACCAAAACAATCGTGTTTTTTGGGCAGCCTGCTTAAcaggtttttttgggtttttacgACCAAACAATTTTTTGGTTAAGGGTGCCTTTAACCCTTCTGTTCATGTTCAATACATTGATTTGTTACAATACCCTTGGGGTTTTTTGCTTTCGCTAAAACTTGTAAAAACTCTCCAGTTTAGGCAACACCCTATAGATATTGTTTTACCTAAGCTAGATTCCCACCCTCTCTGTCCTTGTCGGGCTATTCGTAATGCCCTTGTGTCGGGCCAGGACCCCCTCGGCCCCCTTTTTGTGTTATCATCAGGTTCCTGTCTCACATACTCAGTATTTCTAAGAGCTTTGCGTGTTGTATTGAGTGATATTGGTTTTGACCAGTCTTCCTTTGGGGGGCATTCGTTCCGCCGGGGAGCTGCTACATAG
- the LOC117327813 gene encoding uncharacterized protein LOC117327813 isoform X2: MPPKRKAALANQAIQSTTKRSRVNNEPLPEQRSHSASSSNAPLSLSPDEIQKLVREAFQKGIEEGRQGTSSVDPANSQVLPSTCRSDSVHTDSDSTIELKQRRWPYTVYNWSIISYIDPGNPHSNK; this comes from the exons ATGCCTCCAAAGAGAAAGGCTGCGTTAGCTAATCAGGCCATACAATCCACAACTAAGCGTAGTCGTGTCAATAATGAGCCCCTTCCGGAGCAGAGATCCCACAGCGCTAGTTCTTCAAATGCCCCTCTGTCACTTTCACCTGATGAGATTCAGAAGCTGGTCAGAGAAGCCTTTCAAAAAGGCATTGAGGAAGGTAGGCAGGGTACCTCCTCAGTTGATCCAGCCAATTCACAGGTACTACCATCAACATGCCGTAGTGATTCAGTGCATACGGACAGTGACTCTACCATTGAACTAAAACAACGTCGCTGGCCCTACACCGTCTACAACTGGAGTATCATCAGCTACATCGACCCTGGCAACCCACACAGCAATAA GTAG
- the LOC117327813 gene encoding uncharacterized protein LOC117327813 isoform X1, protein MPPKRKAALANQAIQSTTKRSRVNNEPLPEQRSHSASSSNAPLSLSPDEIQKLVREAFQKGIEEGRQGTSSVDPANSQVLPSTCRSDSVHTDSDSTIELKQRRWPYTVYNWSIISYIDPGNPHSNKCFHYSRCCYGLRITGDPLRANSSQYIFIFIYTTWFINK, encoded by the coding sequence ATGCCTCCAAAGAGAAAGGCTGCGTTAGCTAATCAGGCCATACAATCCACAACTAAGCGTAGTCGTGTCAATAATGAGCCCCTTCCGGAGCAGAGATCCCACAGCGCTAGTTCTTCAAATGCCCCTCTGTCACTTTCACCTGATGAGATTCAGAAGCTGGTCAGAGAAGCCTTTCAAAAAGGCATTGAGGAAGGTAGGCAGGGTACCTCCTCAGTTGATCCAGCCAATTCACAGGTACTACCATCAACATGCCGTAGTGATTCAGTGCATACGGACAGTGACTCTACCATTGAACTAAAACAACGTCGCTGGCCCTACACCGTCTACAACTGGAGTATCATCAGCTACATCGACCCTGGCAACCCACACAGCAATAAGTGCTTCCACTATTCCAGGTGTTGCTATGGCCTCCGCATTACAGGTGACCCCCTCAGAGCCAATTCCTCACAATACATTTTCATCTTCATCTATACCACTTGGTTCATtaataaatga